Proteins encoded together in one Bacteroides zoogleoformans window:
- a CDS encoding undecaprenyl-diphosphate phosphatase, whose translation MGDLSIFQVIVIAIVEGLTEFLPVSSTGHMIIAQHLLGVESTEFVKAFTVIIQFGAILSVVWLYRKRFFRLNPVKVFDAEATAGKETAEKFDIWVKRFLQKFDFYWKLLVAFIPAVVLGFLFSDKIDQLLESVTVVAAMLVIGGIFMLFCDKLFDKGGEDTVLTEKRAFNIGLFQCIAMIPGVSRSMATIVGGMAQRLTRKQAAEFSFFLAVPTMFAATAYKVLKLFVDGGTEIIVNNISALIIGNVVAFVVALLAIKFFISFVTKYGFKAFGWYRIVVGGLILLLLLAGHTLEI comes from the coding sequence ATGGGAGATTTAAGCATATTCCAGGTCATTGTCATTGCCATTGTCGAGGGACTGACAGAGTTCTTGCCGGTATCTTCTACCGGACACATGATTATTGCCCAACATCTCTTGGGGGTGGAGAGCACAGAGTTCGTCAAAGCCTTTACGGTCATCATTCAGTTCGGCGCCATTCTGTCGGTGGTGTGGCTGTACCGGAAGCGTTTCTTCCGGCTTAATCCCGTCAAGGTGTTCGATGCCGAGGCCACTGCCGGAAAAGAAACAGCCGAAAAGTTCGACATTTGGGTGAAACGCTTTCTGCAGAAGTTCGATTTCTATTGGAAGTTGCTGGTGGCTTTTATCCCTGCCGTTGTGCTGGGCTTTTTGTTCAGCGACAAGATAGACCAGCTGCTGGAGAGCGTGACGGTGGTTGCCGCAATGCTGGTAATCGGAGGCATATTCATGCTGTTCTGCGACAAGCTATTCGATAAAGGCGGCGAAGACACCGTACTGACCGAGAAGCGGGCTTTCAACATCGGCCTCTTTCAGTGCATCGCCATGATACCGGGCGTATCTCGCTCCATGGCCACCATTGTGGGCGGCATGGCGCAAAGACTCACCCGCAAGCAGGCTGCCGAGTTCTCGTTCTTCCTGGCCGTCCCCACCATGTTCGCCGCTACCGCCTACAAGGTACTGAAACTCTTCGTCGACGGGGGGACGGAAATCATCGTCAACAACATCTCCGCCTTGATAATTGGCAACGTCGTGGCGTTCGTGGTAGCACTGCTGGCCATCAAGTTCTTCATCAGCTTTGTCACAAAGTACGGCTTCAAGGCATTCGGCTGGTATCGCATCGTGGTGGGCGGACTGATACTGCTTCTGTTGTTGGCGGGGCACACACTGGAAATATAA
- a CDS encoding DUF3098 domain-containing protein, which yields MSKEKFAFDKTNFILLAAGMAVVIIGFLLMTGPASGQAAFEPDIFSVRRIKVAPVICLSGFVFIIYAVLRKPKAKKQQTED from the coding sequence ATGAGTAAAGAGAAATTCGCTTTCGACAAGACCAACTTCATCCTGCTGGCCGCGGGCATGGCAGTAGTGATCATCGGTTTCCTTCTGATGACCGGCCCCGCATCCGGACAGGCTGCTTTCGAACCGGACATCTTCAGCGTCAGACGCATCAAGGTGGCTCCCGTGATATGCCTTTCAGGCTTTGTGTTCATCATATACGCCGTGTTGCGCAAACCAAAGGCGAAGAAACAGCAGACTGAAGACTGA
- a CDS encoding cell division protein FtsX, whose protein sequence is MKAKNNSISYFDMQFITSGISTTLVLLLLGLVVFFVLASHNLSVYVKENISFSLLISDDMKESDILKLQKKLDKEAFVKQTEYISKKQALREQTEAMGTDPQEFLGYNPFTASIEIKLHSDYANSDSIAKIEKSIKKDTNIQEVLYRKDLIDAVNDNIRNISLLLLGLAVILTFISFALINNTIRLAIYSKRFLIHTMKLVGASWAFIRRPFLLRNFWIGVLAAFIADGILWGAVLWLVSYEPELVKVITSDVMLSVSLAVLVFGVLITWLCALLSINKYLRMKASTLYYI, encoded by the coding sequence ATGAAAGCGAAAAACAACTCTATTTCTTATTTTGACATGCAGTTCATCACGTCCGGCATCAGTACCACCTTGGTATTGCTGTTGTTAGGGCTGGTTGTGTTCTTTGTATTGGCATCCCACAACCTTTCCGTCTACGTCAAAGAGAACATCAGCTTCTCCCTGCTGATAAGTGATGACATGAAAGAGAGCGATATCCTGAAACTTCAAAAGAAATTGGACAAAGAGGCTTTCGTGAAACAAACGGAATACATTTCCAAGAAACAGGCTTTGCGCGAGCAAACCGAGGCAATGGGAACCGACCCGCAAGAGTTTCTGGGATACAATCCCTTCACCGCTTCCATTGAGATAAAGCTACATTCCGACTATGCCAATTCCGACAGCATCGCCAAAATAGAGAAGTCCATCAAGAAGGACACCAACATTCAGGAGGTTCTCTACCGGAAAGATCTCATAGACGCCGTGAACGACAATATACGAAACATCAGCCTGTTGCTGCTGGGACTGGCCGTGATACTGACCTTTATCTCTTTTGCACTGATTAACAACACCATCCGGCTGGCTATATATTCCAAGCGCTTCCTTATCCACACCATGAAATTAGTAGGGGCAAGCTGGGCTTTTATACGCCGTCCGTTCTTGCTCCGCAACTTCTGGATCGGCGTGTTGGCTGCCTTTATAGCCGACGGCATATTGTGGGGAGCAGTTTTGTGGCTGGTGTCGTACGAACCGGAACTGGTGAAAGTCATCACTTCCGACGTCATGCTGTCGGTATCTCTTGCCGTACTGGTATTTGGCGTACTCATCACTTGGCTGTGCGCATTGCTTTCCATCAATAAGTATCTCAGAATGAAAGCAAGCACACTATATTATATTTGA
- a CDS encoding class I SAM-dependent methyltransferase, with protein sequence MNKLTIKACPLCDGTHLERSLTCVDHYVSGEMYHLCRCQDCGFLFTQDAPVESEIGRYYDTPDYISHTDTKKGVMNSVYHRVRNYMLKRKAGLVMHEAHRKTGHLLDIGTGTGYFADTMRRHAWQVEAIEKSPQARAFAKEHFNLDIKPHTALKGLMPNSFDVITLWHVMEHLEPLNETWDVLHSLLTEKGVLVVAVPNCSSFDAKKYGAYWAAYDVPRHLWHFTPATIQQFGAKHGFILAERHPMPFDAFYVSMLTEQHMMHSCAFLRGMLVGTMAWLSALVKKERSSSMIYVFRKK encoded by the coding sequence ATGAATAAACTCACTATAAAAGCTTGTCCGTTGTGCGATGGAACGCATTTAGAGCGTTCTCTGACCTGTGTAGATCATTATGTGTCAGGCGAAATGTACCATTTATGCCGATGCCAGGATTGCGGGTTTCTTTTCACACAAGACGCTCCTGTAGAGAGCGAAATAGGACGCTACTACGATACCCCCGACTACATTTCTCATACAGATACGAAAAAAGGAGTGATGAACTCCGTGTACCATCGGGTGCGCAACTACATGCTGAAGCGCAAAGCCGGCCTTGTGATGCACGAGGCCCACCGCAAAACCGGACATCTGCTGGATATAGGTACAGGAACGGGCTACTTTGCCGACACCATGCGACGCCATGCCTGGCAGGTGGAAGCGATAGAGAAGAGTCCGCAAGCCCGCGCATTCGCCAAGGAGCATTTCAACTTGGACATAAAGCCCCATACAGCATTAAAAGGCCTTATGCCCAACAGCTTCGACGTCATCACCCTGTGGCACGTCATGGAGCATCTGGAGCCCCTCAACGAGACATGGGATGTCCTGCATTCCTTGTTGACCGAGAAAGGGGTACTGGTTGTGGCAGTGCCCAACTGTTCTTCTTTCGACGCCAAGAAATACGGAGCCTATTGGGCCGCTTACGATGTGCCCCGCCACTTGTGGCACTTCACCCCCGCCACCATACAGCAATTCGGTGCCAAACACGGATTCATACTGGCAGAAAGGCATCCCATGCCTTTCGACGCTTTCTACGTATCCATGCTGACCGAGCAACATATGATGCACTCATGCGCTTTCCTCAGAGGAATGCTTGTCGGCACAATGGCATGGCTCAGTGCTTTGGTGAAGAAAGAGCGCAGCAGTTCGATGATTTACGTGTTCAGGAAAAAATGA
- a CDS encoding class I SAM-dependent methyltransferase: MPALNSETLSFIHEHCNDDVRALALQAGKYPAVDMPAAITQIAGRQTVKEKVPAWAEREGIFYPVHLSLEQCSSEPAARHKADIVRRIRHASDSEHKMPDEAEGAFADLTGGFGIDCAFLSAYFREAVYVERQESLCSIAAHNFPLLGLKHISVFHEDCVGYLQRMQPVDWIFIDPARRDEKGGKVVSIGDCEPDVSALEELLLEKAEHVLIKLSPMLDLTLALNDLKHVREAHIVSVSNECKELLLVLGRNGSLPAEDVPIHCTNLAGAGLPQTLIFSRRQERECACRFSAVPQVYLYEPNASILKGGAFRCVSHIYKVEKLHPNSHLYTSDEYISDFPGRKFQVLGSCGFGKKEIKELLGAAKRGNLTVRNFPSSVAELRKRLKLAEGGDAHFFATTLTDEKKVLICCYPTG, encoded by the coding sequence ATGCCTGCATTAAATTCCGAAACCCTATCGTTTATCCATGAGCATTGCAACGACGATGTGCGGGCGCTGGCTCTGCAGGCCGGTAAGTATCCGGCCGTGGATATGCCTGCTGCCATCACGCAAATAGCCGGACGACAGACGGTCAAAGAGAAAGTGCCTGCATGGGCGGAGCGGGAAGGTATTTTCTATCCCGTCCACCTTTCTTTGGAACAATGTTCGTCGGAACCGGCGGCGCGCCATAAGGCGGATATCGTTCGTCGGATAAGGCACGCCTCCGATTCGGAGCATAAGATGCCGGATGAGGCGGAAGGTGCATTTGCCGATTTGACGGGAGGCTTCGGTATAGACTGCGCTTTCCTCTCTGCCTATTTCCGGGAAGCCGTCTACGTGGAAAGGCAAGAGTCGCTTTGCAGCATAGCTGCGCATAACTTTCCGCTTTTAGGCTTGAAACACATCTCTGTTTTCCATGAGGACTGTGTCGGCTATTTGCAGCGGATGCAGCCGGTGGACTGGATTTTCATCGATCCTGCCCGTCGGGATGAGAAAGGAGGGAAAGTGGTATCTATCGGCGATTGTGAACCAGACGTCTCTGCTTTGGAAGAACTGCTGCTCGAAAAAGCGGAGCATGTGTTGATTAAACTGTCGCCCATGCTGGATCTGACACTCGCCTTGAACGATTTGAAGCATGTGCGGGAGGCGCATATCGTCTCGGTAAGCAACGAGTGCAAAGAGTTGCTCCTCGTATTGGGGCGTAACGGAAGTCTGCCGGCGGAAGATGTGCCCATTCACTGTACCAACCTCGCCGGTGCAGGTCTTCCTCAAACCCTTATTTTCAGCCGTCGGCAGGAGAGGGAGTGCGCATGCCGGTTTTCTGCCGTGCCGCAGGTCTACCTTTACGAGCCGAACGCTTCCATCCTGAAAGGCGGGGCTTTCCGTTGCGTCTCCCATATATATAAGGTGGAGAAGTTGCATCCCAACAGTCATCTTTACACTTCCGACGAATACATATCCGACTTTCCCGGCCGGAAGTTTCAGGTTCTCGGAAGTTGCGGTTTCGGCAAGAAAGAGATAAAGGAACTGTTGGGTGCGGCAAAGAGGGGAAATCTCACTGTGCGTAATTTTCCCTCTTCCGTTGCCGAACTACGCAAACGATTGAAGCTGGCAGAGGGCGGAGATGCTCACTTCTTCGCCACCACACTGACCGACGAAAAGAAAGTGCTGATATGCTGCTACCCAACGGGCTGA
- the upp gene encoding uracil phosphoribosyltransferase, with protein sequence MKIVNFAETDSVLNQYVAEIRDVAVQNDRMRFRRNIERIGEIMAYEMSKELTYSVKQVRTPLGMASVSTPDDDVVIATVFRAGLPLHTGFLNMFDGAGNAFVSAYRYYKDKECRTVDVHIEYIATPDLSKKTLLLVDPMLATGESMELAWKAFLTKGTPSKLQIACVIASRQGVEHLENLFPGDEVTLWCAAIDPDMNEHSYIVPGLGDAGDLAFGDKI encoded by the coding sequence ATGAAAATTGTAAATTTTGCCGAGACAGACTCTGTCTTGAATCAGTATGTGGCAGAGATTCGTGACGTGGCAGTGCAAAACGACCGCATGCGTTTCCGGCGTAATATTGAACGCATCGGAGAGATTATGGCTTATGAAATGAGTAAAGAACTGACTTATTCCGTCAAGCAAGTACGAACCCCATTGGGAATGGCATCGGTCAGCACCCCTGATGATGACGTGGTGATTGCCACCGTCTTCCGTGCCGGACTCCCCTTGCATACGGGCTTTCTAAACATGTTCGACGGTGCCGGCAACGCCTTTGTTTCCGCTTACCGTTATTATAAAGATAAGGAATGCCGCACGGTAGACGTACACATCGAATACATCGCCACTCCGGACTTGTCAAAGAAGACTTTGTTGCTGGTAGACCCTATGCTTGCCACGGGCGAAAGCATGGAACTTGCATGGAAGGCTTTTCTCACCAAAGGCACCCCTTCCAAATTGCAGATAGCTTGCGTCATAGCCAGCCGGCAGGGAGTAGAACATTTGGAGAATCTCTTCCCCGGAGATGAAGTGACTTTATGGTGTGCCGCCATCGACCCCGACATGAACGAACATTCTTACATTGTACCCGGTTTGGGCGATGCGGGAGATTTGGCATTCGGTGATAAGATATAA
- the pckA gene encoding phosphoenolpyruvate carboxykinase (ATP), whose protein sequence is MANLDLSKYGIKDVKEIIHNPSYDVLFAEETKSGLEGYEKGQVTELGAVNVMTGIYTGRSPKDKFFVMNEASKDSVWWTSEEYKNDNKPCSEAAWADLKAKAVKQLSGKRLFVVDTFCGANEGTRMKVRFIMEVAWQAHFVTNMFIRPTAEELANYGEPDFVSFNASKAKVDNYKELGLNSETATVFNLKTNEQVILNTWYGGEMKKGMFSIMNYKNPLRGIASMHCSANTNMEGTDSAIFFGLSGTGKTTLSTDPKRLLIGDDEHGWDDEGVFNYEGGCYAKVINLDKESEPDIYNAIKRDALLENVTVDAKGKIDFADKSVTENTRVSYPIYHIKNIVKPVSKGPHAHQVIFLSADAFGVLPPVSILNPEQAQYYFLSGFTAKLAGTERGITEPTPTFSACFGAAFLSLHPTKYAEELVKKMNKVGAKAYLVNTGWNGSGKRISIKDTRGIIDAILDGSIDKAPTKTIPFFDFVVPTALPGVDPKILDPRDTYDCSCKWEEKAKDLAGRFIKNFAKFTGNAAGKALVAAGPKL, encoded by the coding sequence ATGGCAAATTTAGATTTAAGCAAGTACGGTATCAAGGACGTGAAGGAAATCATCCACAACCCGTCTTATGATGTATTGTTCGCCGAAGAGACCAAATCGGGCCTCGAAGGCTATGAAAAAGGCCAAGTAACCGAACTGGGTGCAGTGAACGTAATGACTGGTATCTATACCGGACGTTCTCCTAAAGATAAATTCTTCGTGATGAACGAAGCCAGCAAAGACTCTGTATGGTGGACATCCGAGGAATACAAGAACGACAACAAACCTTGCTCCGAAGCTGCTTGGGCCGACCTGAAAGCCAAAGCCGTAAAACAGTTGAGCGGCAAGCGCTTGTTTGTAGTCGATACTTTCTGCGGAGCCAACGAAGGCACTCGCATGAAAGTGCGCTTCATCATGGAGGTGGCATGGCAGGCTCATTTCGTGACCAACATGTTCATCCGCCCCACTGCAGAAGAGCTGGCCAACTACGGAGAGCCCGACTTTGTTTCGTTCAACGCATCCAAAGCAAAAGTAGACAACTACAAAGAGTTGGGCCTGAACTCTGAAACAGCTACCGTGTTCAACCTGAAGACCAACGAACAGGTCATCCTCAACACATGGTACGGCGGTGAGATGAAGAAAGGAATGTTCTCCATCATGAACTACAAGAACCCGCTTCGCGGCATCGCTTCGATGCACTGCTCCGCCAATACCAACATGGAAGGCACGGACTCTGCCATCTTCTTCGGTCTGTCCGGTACGGGTAAAACGACTCTGTCTACCGACCCGAAACGTCTGCTCATCGGTGACGACGAGCACGGATGGGACGACGAGGGCGTATTCAACTACGAAGGCGGCTGCTATGCCAAGGTCATCAACCTGGATAAAGAAAGCGAACCCGATATCTATAACGCCATCAAGCGCGACGCCCTGTTGGAGAACGTGACTGTTGACGCCAAGGGTAAGATTGACTTCGCTGATAAGAGCGTGACAGAGAATACCCGCGTTTCTTATCCCATCTACCACATCAAGAACATCGTTAAGCCCGTATCGAAAGGGCCTCATGCTCATCAGGTAATCTTCCTGTCGGCTGACGCGTTCGGCGTATTGCCTCCCGTATCTATTCTGAACCCCGAGCAGGCTCAGTACTACTTCCTGTCCGGTTTCACCGCCAAGTTGGCCGGAACGGAACGCGGCATCACCGAACCGACTCCTACATTCTCTGCTTGCTTCGGCGCGGCTTTCTTGAGCCTGCACCCCACTAAATACGCAGAAGAGTTGGTGAAGAAGATGAACAAGGTAGGCGCCAAAGCATACTTGGTGAACACCGGTTGGAACGGTAGCGGCAAACGTATCTCCATTAAAGATACCCGCGGCATCATCGACGCCATTCTCGACGGTTCCATCGACAAGGCTCCGACAAAGACAATTCCTTTCTTCGATTTCGTTGTTCCAACTGCATTGCCGGGCGTTGATCCGAAGATTCTTGATCCTCGCGACACGTACGACTGCTCTTGCAAGTGGGAAGAGAAGGCAAAGGACTTGGCCGGACGCTTCATCAAGAACTTCGCCAAGTTTACGGGCAACGCAGCCGGTAAGGCTCTGGTTGCTGCCGGTCCGAAACTCTAA
- a CDS encoding RNA polymerase sigma-70 factor, whose product MKETDSDIVLFNKLFNEYRARFVRFASTYVDDLMEAEDIVMEAMMYYWENRARIKSEKHPEILPYVYVFTAVKNKCLNHLRNRRYDQMLSEQIRKHEEWKLSVQMATLEACDPRELFSKEVREQVRHALAKLPETTRKIFIMHHFEEKTHREIAALMNLSVKGVEYHMTKAIRSLKKSLKHLLFSLLFM is encoded by the coding sequence ATGAAGGAAACAGACTCCGACATAGTTTTATTCAATAAGCTCTTTAACGAATATCGGGCGAGGTTTGTGCGCTTTGCTTCTACTTATGTGGATGATCTGATGGAGGCCGAAGACATCGTGATGGAGGCGATGATGTACTACTGGGAAAATCGTGCGAGGATAAAGAGTGAAAAGCATCCGGAGATATTGCCATACGTCTATGTCTTCACTGCAGTAAAGAACAAGTGTCTTAATCATCTGCGTAACCGTCGATATGACCAAATGCTGTCCGAGCAAATACGAAAACACGAAGAGTGGAAACTGTCCGTACAGATGGCTACATTAGAGGCATGCGATCCGCGAGAGTTATTCTCGAAAGAGGTGCGTGAGCAAGTGCGGCATGCATTGGCAAAATTACCTGAAACCACACGGAAGATTTTCATAATGCATCATTTCGAAGAGAAAACCCATCGCGAAATAGCCGCATTGATGAATCTATCAGTCAAAGGCGTGGAGTATCACATGACCAAAGCCATACGCTCGCTGAAAAAGTCGTTGAAACATCTTCTTTTCTCTCTGCTATTCATGTAA
- a CDS encoding FecR family protein, producing the protein MYKNIDQEILFRFFNCSATNEEEKKIRQWLEKSEENRCRLMEERKLFDAVLLNGDVSPADSRPRRIVLRKIALRIVGVAAAVVITFFLTTLYVEQSIQGARQNQIVVPQGQRVNLTLSDGTTVWLNAKTEMKYPQSFKGADKRVVQVNGEAYFEVTKNAGKPFVVETSKGRVEVLGTKFYVSAYDHADKFEIALMEGSVRVLTAHGNLVLSPNQRAILSNNLLFCKSIEDIDVFRWRDGLFCFKDLPLEKVLKLFETYYDVSFVVENKKIPDTRLNGKFRLIDGVDYALRVLQKEIKFSFSRDRESNVIYLK; encoded by the coding sequence ATGTATAAAAACATAGACCAAGAGATACTCTTCCGATTCTTTAACTGCTCTGCCACCAATGAGGAGGAAAAGAAGATTCGTCAATGGCTTGAAAAGTCGGAAGAGAACCGTTGCAGACTGATGGAGGAACGAAAACTGTTCGACGCTGTGCTTCTGAACGGTGATGTTTCGCCTGCCGACAGTCGGCCACGCAGAATCGTGTTGCGTAAAATCGCATTAAGGATAGTGGGAGTGGCCGCCGCAGTGGTAATAACCTTTTTCCTTACCACTCTTTACGTGGAGCAAAGTATCCAAGGGGCACGGCAGAACCAGATTGTAGTGCCACAAGGACAACGGGTGAATCTTACTCTGTCAGACGGAACAACCGTATGGCTAAACGCTAAAACAGAGATGAAGTATCCACAGAGCTTCAAAGGGGCAGACAAGCGAGTGGTGCAAGTGAACGGAGAAGCTTACTTCGAAGTGACCAAGAATGCAGGAAAACCCTTTGTGGTGGAGACCTCGAAAGGGAGAGTGGAGGTGCTTGGCACTAAATTCTACGTGAGTGCCTATGACCATGCTGATAAATTCGAGATAGCTTTGATGGAAGGAAGTGTAAGGGTTCTCACTGCTCATGGCAACCTTGTTTTATCGCCCAATCAAAGGGCCATATTGAGTAATAACCTTTTGTTTTGCAAGAGTATAGAAGATATCGACGTTTTTCGTTGGCGCGACGGGCTATTCTGCTTCAAGGACTTGCCTTTGGAGAAAGTGCTTAAACTATTTGAAACCTATTACGATGTGTCTTTCGTGGTGGAGAACAAGAAGATACCAGATACGAGACTGAACGGAAAGTTCCGCTTGATAGACGGTGTGGACTATGCGCTGAGAGTCTTGCAAAAAGAGATAAAGTTTTCTTTCAGCAGAGACCGTGAAAGTAACGTGATATACTTGAAATGA